CAGTCAACCGCGATCGGGCTGGGACACCCCTCGGACAATCCGGCACGACTGACCAGTCACGATTGGATCACGACCAGGATGACACCTTGGAATCAGTCCCAAGTTCGCCGCGCCTTGAACGGCGAATCGAATACCGGATTTTGGAATGTCAACGTGATCTCCGACGGACGCTATCGCTTTCGCTTGCGTCGTTGGCCCGACGAAGTCAAAGGACCGATTTCGCAACCATTGCCGCCGGGCGATCCTGTCCCAGGTGATCGCGCGTTCCGAGAAACACCTGGCAAGTCTGTCAATGCGGTCAAGGCCAGCCTCACCATTGGCGAGCAAACCAAATCGACCTCCGTTGCACCAGACGCAGATGAGGTCATCATCGAAATGGATCTGAAACAGCAAACGACCCGGATGACGGCCCAATTCGAAACGGCGGACGGCGAGGTATTCGGTTCATACTTTGTTTATGTCGAAAAGCTGTAGTTCCCGCGACCCGTGTCACCCCCGCTACGCGAGTGACAGACGACAACCTCGACTGCCATCGGGCGCTCATTGCGATCGACACGGTGGCAGCAAAACGCCCGAGTCGCGATCTACCCTACGGGCAACTTGATTCTTGAGTTGCGGCTCATCGACCACAGAACACGCCGAATGGGAATTGCCGCACCATTCACGACGTTGTTCGCCCGAAGCAGTAAAACTCGATGCATTTTCCAATGCCTCGTGGGCAGGTGGCTATATTGAAGGTTCGATCGCTACAGTGAACCGCCAGGGCCGTCACGTGCTTCGTCGAGATGATGGTTGCAGAATCGCGAGAATCAGAATTTCGAGTCTACGGCGGCCGTCTCTGCCAAGTGACAATCCGGTAGTGCTCGTCGATGGTTAGCCAGAACAGGAAGCTTTCATAGCGACGAAGCACTCGCCTTGTTTTGCCGGCCGCCGCCGTATCCCACCGTAACCTTGCCTACCTCAACAATGTCGATGTTTCGAACTCTGGTTGCCCTAACGGCACTGCTACAACTCGGTCATGCAGTCGCGGCACAATCCAACCTGCATGACGCTCTCCTCGAACGCTCGCCCGATCAAATAGCCAAGCACGCCAAAGTGCTCGGTGACCCACGGCGTGGGGCGATCATCTTTTATTCTCAGCGACTCAGTTGCAGCCAATGCCACACCGCCGGCGATGGCTCGAAGTTACTCGGGCCAGACCTAGCAACACTGGCGGACCGGGCGAACTACGCTCATGTGATTGAGTCAATTTTGCGTCCGAGCAAAACAGTGCTCAAACCGTACACGACGCAGAAACTGCTACTCGAAGACGGCCAAGTGATTGTTGGATTGGTCAGCCGCGGGTCCGACGACAAAATCTCAGTCATGGTGCCGGGCGAAGACGCACCGCGACTAATCGATGAAACCGATATCGAGTTACGCAAAGACGCCGATTCGGTGATGCCCGTCGGCTTGATCAACCAGCTCGATGGCGAATCAGAATTCTACGATCTGGTCGCCTTCCTCGTTGAACTTGGGCAACGCGGACCAAAGGACGCCGCGATGCTCAAACCTGATCTTGCCGCAATCACTCCGCCACCGCTTCCCGCGTACGAAAGCAACTTGAATCACGCGGGGATGATCAAGGACCTCGGCGAACGTTCCTTCGAAAACGGAAAACGCCTGTACCAATCACTGTGCATCAACTGCCACGGAACCAAGGATCTTGAAGGTTCACTTCCCAACGCACTTCGATTTGCAAGTGGCGTGTTCAAAAACGGAAGCGATCCCTATTCGATGTACAAGACGATCACTCACGGTTACAAGATGATGTTGCCTCAGCGTCAACTGGTCCCCAAACAAAAGTATGACGTCATCCACTACATCCGCGAAGCCTACCTTCGGCAACACAACGATGGACAATTCTTTACAGTCACCGATGAGTACCTCAAGTCGCTACCCAAAGGCAAGCTTCGTGGCCCGGCGCCGAATCGAAGCGAACCATGGCGTGAAATGGATTACGGGCCATTCTTGATCAGCACCTACGAGCTCAAATCGCCGACAACCCCACCGCGTCTCGGAATTACCGACGAGGAACGCCAACGGGCGCGCCAGGAAAATCGTCCCCCGGCGGAAGTCTGGCCAGACGACGTCAACTTTGCCTACAAAGGCATCGCCGTTCGATTGGACAATGGCCCGGGAGGTGTTGCGGAAGGTTCACACTGGATGGCGTTCGACCATGACACCATGCGAATAGCCGGAGCGTGGTCAGGCGAGGGCTTCATCGATTGGCGCGGAATTCTGTTTAACGGCAATCACAACATGACGCCAAGGACCGTCGACCGATTGCATTTTGGATCCCTGCCGGGTCCGGGATGGGCGAATCCTCAGACCGGATCGTTCGAGGACCCAAGACTGCGTGGCAAAGACGGCCGCGCGTACGGCCCCTTGCCTCGCCAATGGGCGCATTACAAAGGGCTTTACAAACATGGCGATCGCGTCGTGATCTCTTACACGGTCGGCGACGCCGAAGTCCTCGAATCATTCCATCTGAAACAAGTCGACGGCAAAGCTGTCTGGCAACGCACGTTGAATGTCGGACCATCGACGCACGA
This genomic window from Roseiconus lacunae contains:
- a CDS encoding DUF6797 domain-containing protein; this translates as MFRTLVALTALLQLGHAVAAQSNLHDALLERSPDQIAKHAKVLGDPRRGAIIFYSQRLSCSQCHTAGDGSKLLGPDLATLADRANYAHVIESILRPSKTVLKPYTTQKLLLEDGQVIVGLVSRGSDDKISVMVPGEDAPRLIDETDIELRKDADSVMPVGLINQLDGESEFYDLVAFLVELGQRGPKDAAMLKPDLAAITPPPLPAYESNLNHAGMIKDLGERSFENGKRLYQSLCINCHGTKDLEGSLPNALRFASGVFKNGSDPYSMYKTITHGYKMMLPQRQLVPKQKYDVIHYIREAYLRQHNDGQFFTVTDEYLKSLPKGKLRGPAPNRSEPWREMDYGPFLISTYELKSPTTPPRLGITDEERQRARQENRPPAEVWPDDVNFAYKGIAVRLDNGPGGVAEGSHWMAFDHDTMRIAGAWSGEGFIDWRGILFNGNHNMTPRTVDRLHFGSLPGPGWANPQTGSFEDPRLRGKDGRAYGPLPRQWAHYKGLYKHGDRVVISYTVGDAEVLESFHLKQVDGKAVWQRTLNVGPSTHDLRLRIAPSDQTIATVNGGLSVEPEKGYLTVAISADRTPIRFDILTTERKHQIQLDGLRRSPTEDLRPLTMGGESRWPALQTKASRGLETGAFAIDTLTRPTDNPWKSRLRMSGLDFYDNDDSLVACCCDGDVWRVDGISDPNGRLTWKRIASGLFHPLGIKIVDGRIFVTCRDQIVVLNDLNGDGETDFYECFNNDHQVTDHFHEFAMGLQADSDGNLYYAKSARHARDSLVPHHGTLLKVSRDGETTSIVANGFRAANGVCLNPDGSFFVTDQEGHWNPMNRINRVVAGGFYGNMYSYGAPDDSSDDAMEQPLCWPNKPFDRSPSELLWVDSDVWGPLDGTLLNLSYGYGKVFVVPHEEIDGQWQGGLCRLPLPSFPTGVMRARFHPSDGQMYACGMQAWGSDQDESPGGLYRIRYTGKASHLPTKIQAHRSGVTITFTEPVDPKLSADPSNFLVDTWSLRRTKNYGSARYDERSLTVESVDVSDDGRDVTLMIPDIEPTWCMEISYKLRDRDGQQFLGTIQNTIHELGTREK